The Mercurialis annua linkage group LG8, ddMerAnnu1.2, whole genome shotgun sequence genome window below encodes:
- the LOC126661207 gene encoding uncharacterized protein LOC126661207 produces the protein MRLSKINHFSHPHPLILKDPQAPYQCDGCKERGFGLCYECEYEGCNFSLHDECANAPQSAYHPFLKDCNLSFHSKAPQHGERYCDACGKDILGFVYQCNHKRPHDLHPCCIKLQRALTADGVTICLSDKLPSKCLKCGCKDIAKRVQGWCYVSSCGKYCYHVACIKELIVESWRNRQETVTHESSSRDLQSMNTSQEIVRQSGSSSRVKKLLKLARTVVMLIISAIFGNPTTLILALAEQLFSNN, from the coding sequence ATGAGATTAAGTAAAATCAACCATTTTAGCCACCCACATCCGCTCATATTAAAGGATCCTCAAGCGCCATATCAATGCGATGGGTGCAAAGAACGAGGGTTCGGCTTATGCTACGAATGCGAGTACGAAGGATGCAACTTTTCTCTCCACGACGAGTGTGCTAACGCTCCTCAATCCGCCTACCATCCGTTTTTGAAGGATTGTAACCTAAGTTTTCATTCAAAAGCTCCACAACACGGCGAAAGATATTGCGACGCTTGTGGGAAAGATATATTAGGGTTTGTATACCAATGCAATCACAAGCGTCCTCATGATTTACATCCGTGTTGCATAAAACTCCAACGCGCCTTAACTGCGGATGGCGTTACAATATGCCTAAGCGATAAATTGCCATCAAAATGCTTGAAATGTGGATGTAAGGATATCGCGAAGAGGGTGCAAGGTTGGTGCTACGTTTCTTCGTGCGGTAAGTATTGTTATCATGTAGCTTGTATAAAGGAATTGATTGTCGAGAGCTGGAGAAATCGACAAGAAACCGTGACACACGAGTCGAGTAGCCGAGATTTGCAAAGTATGAACACAAGTCAAGAAATAGTGAGGCAAAGTGGGAGCTCTAGTAGGGTGAAAAAGTTGTTGAAATTGGCAAGAACCGTTGTTATGTTAATAATTTCTGCTATCTTTGGGAATCCAACAACTTTGATTCTTGCTCTTGCGGAACAATTATTCTCCAATAATTAA